GATCATGGCTTCGAACACAAGGCGACAGGCGCTGGGCGCAATCCCGAAACTTCGCCGGTCGGAAGGTATGAAAGTCCAGGGGACCGCAACGCCCCGTTTTGCTCATCGGCGGCTTTTGAGATGGCCTGTTCCGGAGGTCACCGGCCCGATTCCCCTACGTCTGACGGCGACGACGCTCGACAAGCGATGCAAAATTCAGTATAGGGCCGCCTTCCTTCCCTCCCAGGGGAGAGGACGGCCGCGGGCGCGCCCGCGGCCCCAATTCAAAACAGCGTTCCGAAACGCTCGCCATAAGGCGAAACGGAGACAGAAGTGCCCAACATCATCGAGCAGCTCGAAGCCGAGCAGATCGCCAAGCTTTCCGCCAACAAGACCATTCCGGAATTCGCGCCGGGCGATACCGTGATCGTCAATGTCAAGGTCAAGGAAGGCGACCGCGCCCGCGTCCAGGCCTATGAGGGCGTGGTGATCGCCCGCAACGGCGGCGGCCTCAACGAAAGCTTCACCGTCCGCAAGATTTCCTATGGCGAGGGCGTCGAGCGCGTGTTCCCGGTTTACGGCCCGCTGATCGATTCGATCAAGGTCGTCCGTCGCGGCAAGGTTCGTCGCGCCAAGCTCTATTACCTGCGCGACCGTCGCGGCAAATCCGCGCGTATCGCCGAACGTTCGGATTACAAGGCCAAGGCCGCCAAAGCCAAGTAAGCGCCGTCTTTCGGGGCGCGCTTGGCCCGTCGCAGGACGGGCCAAAGCGGCGCGCGAAAACGGAAACCGGTTTTCGCGAAGACGCTGCGAAATCAGGAAGATTCAGCGCGGCCTTCTCGCATTCAAACGCGGTTTCGCGCCGGCGGGATTCTTGCGCGACGCGAAAATGGCTCTATCTCGTCAGGGAGAGAATGCGTTTCCACGGAAACGCGTTCTGCATTAAATTCTTTGTTTGAGCGTGATCTTTCCCAAATCCGGAGTGCGCTTTCCGGGATCATGCTCTAGGCAACCGGCCTGCGGCGCGCCGCCCGGGCCCGGTCGGGGATGAAAACAATGGTTGAGACCACGGCCAAGCCGCGCACCCTTTATGACAAGATCTGGGACGACCATGTGGTCGATATCCAGCCCGACGGCACTGCCCTTATCTACATCGACCGCCATCTCATCCATGAGGTGACGAGCCCGCAGGCCTTCGAAGGTCTGCGTCTGGCCGGCCGCAAGGTCCATTCTCCGCAGAAAACCCTTGCGGTGGTCGATCATAATGTGCCGACGACCGACCGCTCCAAGCCGATCGAGGATCCCGAAAGCAAGGCGCAGGTCGAGCAATTGGCGATCAACGCCAACGATTTCGGCGTTGAATATTTCAACGAACATGACCGCCGCCAGGGCGTCGTCCATATCATCGGTCCCGAACAGGGTTTTACTCTGCCAGGCGCAACCATCGTCTGCGGCGACAGCCATACTTCGACCCACGGCGCCTTCGGGGCGCTGGCTCATGGCATCGGCACATCGGAAGTCGAACATGTGCTCGCGACCCAGACCCTGATCCAGGCCAAGGCCAAGAACATGCTGGTCAAGGTCAATGGGAAGCTTGGCGAGGGCGTCACAGCCAAGGACATCGTGCTGGCGATCATCGGTAAGATCGGGACTGCCGGCGGCACCGGCTATGTCATCGAATATGCCGGCGAGGCCATCGAAGCCCTGTCGATGGAAGGCCGCATGACGGTCTGCAACATGTCGATCGAGGCGGGCGCCCGCGCCGGTCTGATCGCGCCGGACCAAAAAACCTTCGACTATATCAAGGGCCGCCCCATGGCGCCCAAGGGCGAGGCCTGGGAGCGGGCCCTGCATTATTGGAAGCAACTTACGAGCGACGCCGACGCGCATTACGACGCAGTGGTCGAACTCGACGCCGGGAACCTGCCGCCCGTCCTCACCTGGGGCACAAGCCCCGAGGACGTCATCGCCATCGATGGCGTCGTCCCGACCGTTGACGCCGGCAAGACCGACGCGCAGCGCGCCAAAATTCAACGCGCGCTGGACTATATGGGCCTGAAGGGCGGCGAAA
This genomic interval from Candidatus Rhodoblastus alkanivorans contains the following:
- the leuC gene encoding 3-isopropylmalate dehydratase large subunit, with the translated sequence MVETTAKPRTLYDKIWDDHVVDIQPDGTALIYIDRHLIHEVTSPQAFEGLRLAGRKVHSPQKTLAVVDHNVPTTDRSKPIEDPESKAQVEQLAINANDFGVEYFNEHDRRQGVVHIIGPEQGFTLPGATIVCGDSHTSTHGAFGALAHGIGTSEVEHVLATQTLIQAKAKNMLVKVNGKLGEGVTAKDIVLAIIGKIGTAGGTGYVIEYAGEAIEALSMEGRMTVCNMSIEAGARAGLIAPDQKTFDYIKGRPMAPKGEAWERALHYWKQLTSDADAHYDAVVELDAGNLPPVLTWGTSPEDVIAIDGVVPTVDAGKTDAQRAKIQRALDYMGLKGGESVTDIKIDRVFIGSCTNGRIEDLRAAAKIAEGRKVAPHVNAMVVPGSGLVKAQAEAEGLDKIFIDAGFEWREPGCSMCLAMNPDRLAPGERCASTSNRNFEGRQGFKGRTHLVSPAMAAAAAVTGHFVDVRKLQ
- the rplS gene encoding 50S ribosomal protein L19; translated protein: MPNIIEQLEAEQIAKLSANKTIPEFAPGDTVIVNVKVKEGDRARVQAYEGVVIARNGGGLNESFTVRKISYGEGVERVFPVYGPLIDSIKVVRRGKVRRAKLYYLRDRRGKSARIAERSDYKAKAAKAK